The proteins below come from a single Mycobacterium parmense genomic window:
- a CDS encoding MarR family winged helix-turn-helix transcriptional regulator — MEGAADEQRVAEADVVLAGRKSSSPGVNRLTSAGYAVRTRDPDDRRKVLFSATKAGDELAGAAEAQRNARLDEQLRALSAEDRAVIARAAAPFSRIAESGQ; from the coding sequence GTGGAGGGTGCCGCTGACGAACAGCGTGTCGCCGAAGCGGATGTCGTCCTCGCGGGGCGGAAATCCTCCTCGCCCGGCGTGAACCGTCTCACCTCAGCGGGCTACGCCGTGCGCACTCGCGACCCGGACGACCGCCGGAAAGTGCTCTTCAGCGCTACCAAGGCAGGCGACGAACTTGCCGGCGCCGCCGAGGCGCAGCGCAACGCCAGGCTCGACGAACAGCTACGCGCCCTCAGCGCCGAGGACCGGGCCGTAATCGCCCGCGCCGCAGCAC